A stretch of Aerococcaceae bacterium zg-252 DNA encodes these proteins:
- a CDS encoding acyltransferase: protein MREKSGKHIKISGLDGLRGIAIILVLLYHFFPNAVKGGYIGVPLFFILSGYLMARLSKQRWEVGKFNVRQFYSARFWRIYPSLLVVVGLVSYVSFFIMPRLLNGMTSELLSIFGSYNNQWQISQNSNYFDRISNASPFTHMWSLAIEVQFYVLWPILFIGYKKIKPYMSSAHWFFLFLTVCSMNLMTIQYLMGTDISVLYYSTLTRFSGVLLGVWIGLQSPRVWQNIANRLNSGTVYGLFIVSWVIVLFFSFVAEGQSPWLYLTNFSLMTFLLGVLLILSTLSNYPFGKWLDFPIFRWFGTRSYELYLWHYSLIFMVKSLKFSWNTTTIIITVLLTFLLSELLHFFVFKKMGSMANIRNEVRMKSGLAGAIIGLAIVSSLGIVLAFVGDINTVDSKDNLKETLEANAALLQNQSVVEQTTTVMEVETVSTVEGETTSVTESTTTVLDVSQLPMTLVGDSVMLGASQSIKELLPNSYINAVESRQAYAMAGELQQMIYNGQVADTVVIALGTNGYFAKEYGQELIDILGSNRTIFWVNVYGEFLQWETDTNAVINQLVAENENVHLIDWELAVSQHPEWLISDGIHPNVEGMDAYAQVLFNTIQSVLE, encoded by the coding sequence ATGAGAGAAAAATCCGGTAAGCACATAAAAATTTCAGGTCTAGATGGATTGAGAGGAATTGCAATTATATTAGTTCTTCTATATCATTTTTTCCCTAATGCTGTTAAAGGTGGATATATTGGTGTACCACTTTTTTTCATTTTATCTGGGTATTTAATGGCACGACTTTCAAAGCAACGATGGGAAGTAGGTAAATTTAATGTTAGGCAATTTTATTCCGCTAGATTTTGGCGAATTTATCCGTCATTATTAGTCGTTGTCGGTTTAGTTTCGTATGTGTCATTTTTCATCATGCCACGATTGCTGAATGGTATGACAAGTGAATTGTTAAGTATATTTGGTTCTTACAATAACCAATGGCAAATTAGTCAAAATTCCAATTATTTTGACCGCATTTCAAATGCGTCGCCATTTACTCATATGTGGTCACTAGCAATTGAAGTACAATTTTATGTTTTGTGGCCAATTTTATTTATCGGTTATAAGAAAATAAAGCCTTATATGAGTTCTGCTCACTGGTTCTTTTTATTTTTAACAGTTTGTTCGATGAATTTAATGACGATTCAATACTTAATGGGAACGGATATATCAGTATTATATTATAGTACTTTAACACGTTTTTCAGGTGTCTTATTGGGAGTATGGATTGGATTACAATCACCACGTGTTTGGCAAAATATTGCGAACAGACTGAACAGTGGAACAGTGTATGGATTATTTATTGTGAGTTGGGTAATTGTCCTATTCTTTAGTTTCGTCGCTGAGGGTCAATCACCATGGCTGTATCTTACAAATTTTTCGTTGATGACCTTTTTACTTGGTGTACTTTTAATTTTATCAACCTTATCTAATTATCCATTTGGAAAATGGTTAGATTTTCCAATCTTCCGTTGGTTTGGAACACGAAGTTATGAGTTATATTTATGGCATTATTCTTTAATCTTTATGGTTAAATCGTTAAAATTCTCTTGGAATACGACCACAATCATCATTACAGTTTTGCTGACTTTCTTACTATCTGAATTACTTCATTTTTTTGTTTTCAAAAAAATGGGTAGCATGGCAAATATTCGCAATGAAGTCCGAATGAAATCTGGTTTGGCGGGTGCTATCATCGGACTGGCTATTGTGAGTAGTTTAGGGATTGTATTAGCATTTGTTGGGGATATTAATACCGTGGATTCTAAAGATAATTTAAAAGAGACACTTGAAGCGAATGCTGCTTTATTACAAAATCAATCGGTTGTGGAACAAACGACAACGGTAATGGAAGTTGAAACGGTATCGACTGTTGAAGGAGAAACAACCAGTGTTACGGAATCGACCACCACGGTATTAGATGTGTCACAATTACCGATGACATTAGTTGGTGATTCGGTTATGTTGGGTGCAAGTCAATCAATTAAGGAATTATTGCCTAATAGCTATATTAATGCTGTTGAGTCACGTCAAGCCTATGCAATGGCTGGAGAATTACAACAAATGATTTATAATGGACAAGTAGCCGATACAGTTGTGATTGCACTTGGTACGAATGGCTATTTTGCAAAAGAATACGGACAAGAATTAATTGATATTTTAGGTTCCAATCGTACGATTTTTTGGGTGAATGTTTATGGTGAATTTTTACAATGGGAAACAGATACCAATGCGGTTATTAATCAACTAGTGGCTGAAAATGAAAATGTACATCTGATTGATTGGGAATTAGCAGTAAGTCAACATCCGGAATGGCTGATTTCGGATGGAATTCATCCAAATGTTGAGGGAATGGACGCTTACGCCCAAGTATTATTTAATACAATTCAATCAGTGCTTGAGTAA
- a CDS encoding ABC transporter substrate-binding protein, translated as MKKVSKLMALFVMVVALMTQSIGQVVVKAQETLKVAIVQLVSHPSLDEIVEGVKNGLADAGYKEGDNLEVEFHNAEGDMNLLGSIAETVVNNKPDLIFAVTTPVAQFFADATKDIPIILTGITDPVGAGLVESLEKPGGNITGVSDAVTFEQQFDLLKEIKPDVKTLGMLYTTNEDSSLAELKEAEEVAKKYGIESKIEGIDATLDMQLVAENLAGKVDAIFVGSDNTIASAFETLLDATDAAGIPIFTTIDVFVKQGALSAVAIKQGDIGVQAAAMGVEVLNGKKPAEMPIQFVEKLQSVVNLKTAEHLNIELSDALKEKLTDLSGE; from the coding sequence ATGAAAAAAGTATCAAAATTAATGGCATTATTCGTAATGGTAGTTGCATTGATGACACAAAGTATTGGACAAGTTGTTGTAAAAGCGCAAGAAACATTAAAAGTGGCGATTGTGCAATTAGTTAGTCATCCGTCATTAGATGAAATTGTAGAAGGTGTGAAAAATGGATTAGCAGATGCAGGTTATAAAGAGGGCGATAATTTAGAAGTTGAGTTTCACAACGCTGAAGGTGATATGAATTTACTTGGCTCAATTGCTGAAACAGTAGTTAATAATAAGCCAGACTTAATTTTCGCAGTGACAACTCCAGTCGCACAATTCTTTGCGGATGCTACAAAGGATATTCCAATTATTTTAACAGGAATCACTGACCCAGTTGGAGCAGGCTTAGTGGAATCACTAGAAAAACCAGGTGGTAATATTACAGGTGTGAGTGATGCAGTAACATTTGAACAACAATTCGATTTATTAAAAGAAATTAAACCAGATGTTAAAACATTAGGTATGTTATATACGACAAATGAAGATAGCTCTTTAGCTGAGTTAAAAGAAGCAGAAGAAGTTGCTAAAAAATATGGGATTGAATCAAAAATAGAAGGTATCGATGCAACCTTAGATATGCAATTAGTGGCAGAAAACTTAGCTGGAAAAGTAGATGCAATTTTTGTTGGGTCTGATAATACGATTGCGAGTGCTTTTGAAACATTATTAGATGCGACTGATGCAGCAGGTATTCCAATTTTCACAACGATTGATGTATTTGTTAAACAAGGTGCTTTATCAGCTGTTGCGATTAAACAAGGTGATATTGGTGTTCAAGCAGCTGCAATGGGTGTTGAAGTATTAAATGGTAAAAAGCCTGCTGAAATGCCTATTCAATTCGTTGAAAAGTTACAGTCAGTTGTTAACTTAAAAACTGCAGAACATTTAAATATTGAACTATCTGATGCATTAAAAGAAAAATTAACAGATTTAAGTGGGGAATAA
- a CDS encoding ABC transporter permease, with amino-acid sequence MMIYLNAMSQGVLWGIMGIGLYITFRILRFADLTSEASFTMGVSVAVSLLTQGVSPLLATVAAVFGGMLSGYVTGILMTVFDIPSLLAGIITLTGFYSINLRIMGKPNVSLRKFPTIYDEGISTVFNTTLGQRTVIGLLIVIIVVVILSVFFRTDLGQAMIATGDNEIMAKSLGIKTASMKRFALVLANGIIGLAGALVAQDNSFGDISMGNGTVVVALSSIVIGEVLFKQLTMQLRLLAIVLGSVIYRVILVFVLQLGFNANDFRLISAMVLAIFLAFPAMSDKMKNILPMKGGE; translated from the coding sequence ATGATGATCTATCTCAATGCGATGTCCCAAGGTGTCCTTTGGGGTATCATGGGGATTGGGCTTTATATTACGTTTAGAATTTTACGATTTGCTGATTTAACCAGTGAGGCGTCCTTTACAATGGGCGTCTCAGTGGCAGTTAGTTTATTGACTCAAGGTGTTAGTCCTTTATTGGCGACTGTTGCGGCAGTTTTTGGTGGTATGCTTTCAGGTTATGTTACCGGCATATTGATGACTGTCTTTGATATTCCATCTTTATTAGCAGGGATTATTACATTGACTGGATTTTACTCTATTAATTTGCGAATTATGGGTAAACCCAATGTGAGTTTGCGTAAATTTCCGACAATTTATGATGAGGGCATTTCCACAGTGTTTAATACGACATTAGGTCAACGGACTGTGATTGGTCTATTGATTGTCATTATTGTAGTCGTTATATTGTCAGTGTTTTTCCGTACGGATTTAGGGCAAGCAATGATTGCGACTGGTGACAATGAAATTATGGCGAAGTCACTCGGTATCAAAACGGCAAGCATGAAACGCTTTGCACTCGTATTAGCCAATGGGATTATTGGTTTAGCAGGTGCATTAGTAGCTCAAGATAATAGTTTTGGTGATATTTCAATGGGAAATGGTACAGTGGTGGTGGCACTGTCATCAATTGTTATTGGTGAAGTGTTATTCAAACAATTAACAATGCAACTACGTTTATTAGCCATTGTGTTAGGTTCAGTGATTTATCGAGTTATCTTAGTGTTTGTTTTACAATTAGGATTTAATGCAAATGATTTTCGTTTAATCTCGGCAATGGTGCTTGCGATTTTCTTAGCATTTCCGGCGATGTCTGATAAAATGAAAAATATACTTCCAATGAAAGGTGGCGAATAA
- a CDS encoding ATP-binding cassette domain-containing protein → MAQPSIELKNVTKQFKRQTGEKVVGLNHINLAIQPGEVIGVIGTNGAGKSTLMNCLTGYLPIDSGEILLGGTSIKKLKTKEIAKRIGRVFQDPRMGTAPRMTVFENLMLAQKRGQSRGFNFSLNRENYQAMMQKLAPFKLDLENRLDVPMENLSGGQRQAIALIMATLQQPQLLLLDEHTAALDPRTAKQVMAMTQYMIETYQLTTLMITHHLQDAITYCDRVVVMHKGTIHMVYQKEELKQLTPVDLYRTLENLVIEEMDSEVE, encoded by the coding sequence ATGGCTCAACCGTCAATTGAATTAAAAAATGTGACGAAACAATTTAAACGCCAAACAGGTGAGAAAGTAGTCGGATTAAATCATATCAATTTAGCGATTCAACCGGGCGAAGTCATTGGTGTCATTGGAACGAATGGGGCGGGAAAATCAACATTGATGAACTGTTTGACAGGGTATTTACCGATTGATAGTGGTGAAATTTTGTTAGGTGGCACATCAATAAAAAAATTAAAAACAAAAGAAATTGCGAAACGTATTGGACGAGTCTTTCAAGACCCACGAATGGGAACAGCACCTCGAATGACAGTGTTTGAAAATTTAATGTTAGCTCAAAAAAGGGGGCAGTCACGAGGGTTTAACTTCTCGTTAAATCGTGAAAATTATCAAGCGATGATGCAAAAACTCGCTCCTTTTAAATTAGATTTAGAAAATCGTTTAGATGTTCCAATGGAGAATTTATCCGGAGGGCAACGACAAGCAATTGCATTAATTATGGCGACATTGCAGCAACCGCAATTATTATTATTAGATGAGCATACAGCTGCACTCGATCCAAGAACTGCCAAACAAGTAATGGCGATGACTCAATATATGATTGAAACTTATCAATTAACGACTTTGATGATTACACATCACTTGCAAGATGCGATTACTTATTGTGACCGTGTGGTTGTGATGCATAAAGGAACGATTCATATGGTGTATCAAAAAGAAGAACTCAAGCAGTTGACACCGGTTGATTTATATCGCACACTTGAAAATCTTGTTATTGAAGAAATGGATAGTGAAGTTGAATAA
- a CDS encoding formate/nitrite transporter family protein, translated as MEVQNRGLIGSITHSIHKKADLNDCSPMRYIVRAMLACLFLTMGVSIASFIAEKSNHMVDGLGKFTYAFMFSWSLIMIIYMNAELGTSNMMYMTMAIHRKILPAPKAIRILITCILFNAVGAVIASFFIAKTAAYTNLPANHFLFEAVTAKLAKTPVQQFCEGIFANVIVNTAVFCSIRMKDDAGKVFSMIFIIFIFAFLGFEHVIANFSTFALAFFANGGPVEGMTFFSVISNFFFATLGNYVGGGLVIGLLYSWLNNKSELYFD; from the coding sequence TTGGAAGTACAAAATCGTGGTTTAATAGGGAGTATTACCCACAGTATTCATAAGAAAGCAGATTTGAATGATTGTAGCCCTATGCGATATATTGTCAGAGCTATGTTGGCTTGCTTGTTCTTAACAATGGGTGTATCAATCGCCTCATTTATTGCTGAAAAGTCGAATCATATGGTTGACGGACTGGGCAAATTCACATATGCCTTTATGTTTAGTTGGTCATTGATTATGATTATCTATATGAATGCTGAGTTAGGAACATCGAATATGATGTATATGACAATGGCGATTCATCGCAAAATCTTACCAGCACCTAAGGCAATTCGTATTTTAATTACTTGTATTTTATTTAATGCAGTAGGAGCAGTGATTGCAAGTTTCTTTATCGCTAAAACAGCTGCTTATACGAATTTACCAGCGAATCACTTTTTATTTGAGGCAGTTACAGCAAAATTAGCGAAAACACCTGTACAACAATTTTGCGAAGGTATTTTTGCGAATGTAATTGTTAATACGGCAGTATTTTGTAGTATTCGTATGAAAGATGATGCAGGAAAAGTGTTCTCAATGATTTTCATTATCTTCATCTTTGCATTTTTAGGCTTTGAGCACGTTATTGCGAACTTTTCAACTTTTGCATTAGCATTTTTTGCCAATGGTGGTCCAGTAGAAGGAATGACTTTCTTCTCTGTTATTTCAAACTTCTTTTTTGCGACATTAGGTAATTATGTCGGTGGTGGACTTGTCATTGGATTATTATACAGTTGGTTAAATAATAAATCTGAATTATACTTTGATTAA
- a CDS encoding peptide ABC transporter substrate-binding protein, with protein sequence MFKKIAKSFLAASAVLSVAVGTVTAGAQSVEIDPSVEQKLKIMTIGELATLDSAVYNDTPSSDMIGQVFEGLYRVSSGTEVELGQAESVDISEDGLVYTFKLREGLKWSNGEPVTAEDFVYSYQRLVDPNGSSSSKSVEIFKNAAAIRNGEKELSELGVKALDDLTVEITLEYPAPYLPKLLTGSRFMPVSKAFVEEKGEAYGTSADNIVTNGPFTLSNWSGTELEWNLTKNEQYWDAENVYLNEVLVSVVKETGTAADLYDAGELDYAILSDQFVSQYQESEDFNTIPRATLGYIMFNDTRETTSNAALRRAISQAFDKELYATSVIQDGSKAANGFVPTGFDVNEEGVDYREAAGQILPYNVEKAQADWEQAKKELGVEELSLELLVSDVDLSGRTAEYLQAQIQENLPGLTLTIRSVPLQNRLEFQRNREYDFYYGTWAPDYQDAMNFIEQLQTGGGINFAEYSNEKVDQLISQARNEFANDPAKRREALIAAEKIMVEEDAVVSALYQVSTSFLLSPDVKNFEILPFGRTINLRTTYRTGQ encoded by the coding sequence ATGTTTAAAAAAATAGCAAAGAGTTTTTTAGCAGCTAGTGCGGTTCTATCTGTAGCAGTTGGAACAGTCACAGCAGGTGCTCAATCGGTTGAAATTGATCCGTCGGTTGAACAAAAATTAAAAATAATGACAATTGGTGAATTAGCAACCTTGGATTCAGCCGTTTATAACGATACACCAAGTTCTGATATGATTGGACAAGTATTTGAAGGTTTATACCGTGTTTCTTCAGGGACAGAAGTTGAATTAGGGCAAGCTGAAAGTGTTGATATTTCAGAAGACGGTTTAGTCTATACTTTTAAATTACGTGAGGGACTAAAATGGAGTAATGGTGAACCCGTTACGGCAGAAGATTTTGTTTATTCTTATCAACGTTTAGTTGACCCAAATGGTTCAAGCTCTTCTAAATCAGTTGAAATTTTCAAAAATGCAGCTGCAATTCGTAATGGTGAAAAAGAATTATCAGAATTAGGTGTTAAAGCCCTAGATGATTTAACTGTTGAAATTACATTGGAGTATCCAGCTCCATATTTACCAAAATTGTTAACTGGTAGTCGTTTCATGCCAGTATCAAAAGCATTTGTTGAAGAAAAAGGCGAAGCATATGGTACTTCTGCTGATAATATTGTGACAAATGGACCATTCACACTTTCAAATTGGTCTGGTACTGAATTAGAGTGGAATTTAACGAAAAATGAACAATATTGGGACGCTGAAAATGTGTATTTAAACGAAGTATTAGTTTCTGTTGTGAAAGAAACAGGGACAGCTGCTGACTTATATGATGCAGGGGAATTAGATTATGCGATTCTTTCTGACCAATTTGTGTCACAATATCAAGAATCAGAAGACTTTAATACAATTCCACGTGCGACTTTAGGTTATATTATGTTTAACGATACGCGTGAAACAACAAGTAATGCTGCATTACGTCGTGCGATTTCTCAAGCATTCGATAAAGAATTATATGCAACTTCAGTAATTCAAGACGGTTCAAAAGCAGCGAATGGTTTCGTTCCAACTGGATTTGATGTGAATGAAGAAGGTGTAGATTACCGTGAGGCAGCGGGACAAATCTTACCTTACAATGTTGAAAAAGCACAAGCTGATTGGGAACAAGCGAAAAAAGAATTAGGTGTGGAAGAATTATCACTTGAATTATTAGTTTCAGATGTGGATTTATCTGGTCGTACAGCTGAGTATTTACAAGCTCAAATTCAAGAAAACTTACCAGGTTTAACTTTAACAATTCGTAGTGTGCCATTGCAAAACCGTTTAGAATTCCAACGTAATCGTGAATATGATTTCTATTATGGTACATGGGCACCGGACTACCAAGATGCAATGAACTTTATTGAGCAATTGCAAACTGGTGGTGGTATTAACTTTGCTGAATATTCAAATGAAAAAGTTGACCAATTAATTAGTCAAGCACGTAATGAATTTGCTAATGACCCAGCAAAACGTCGTGAAGCATTAATCGCTGCTGAAAAAATCATGGTAGAAGAAGATGCGGTTGTATCTGCTTTATATCAAGTTTCAACATCATTCTTATTAAGTCCTGATGTGAAAAACTTTGAGATTCTGCCATTCGGACGTACAATTAATCTACGTACGACATATCGTACAGGACAATAA